The Roseovarius indicus genome has a segment encoding these proteins:
- a CDS encoding TRAP transporter large permease: MTDTALPLAMAALTLAGILAGYRVAMVLAGSAALFILVSDLPTAYFNLLTSRIYANVLSNWLLVAIPMFIFMGLVLEKTGVAERSLRAAQQALGGSAAGMGISVLVIGVLLAASSGIVGASVVLLALLALPRLQETGYDKPTSAGLIAASGTLAILIPPSVMLIVLGDQLQTPVPDMFAGAIGPGLLLVAVYGILVAIRARGLPRAPRAEGRANPLRLLLDLGPLLSLIVIVLGSIIAGYATPTEASGLGAFGAILVALLYRRFDLSVIMDAARQTVTTTSMVLLVMIGATCFSAVFKAVGGDDMVETAITAFGTEPLTVLAVVMGAIFLLGFVLDWLEITLILMPIFAPIVAGLDFGNGLTGDALLVWFGILVAVNLQTSFLTPPFGFSLFYLRGAAAGQLTTTDIYKGVLPFILLQLLVLGLIIAFPVIVTGLL; encoded by the coding sequence ATGACCGACACCGCCCTCCCCCTCGCCATGGCGGCGCTCACCCTCGCCGGCATCCTCGCAGGCTACCGCGTCGCCATGGTGCTGGCCGGCTCCGCCGCGCTCTTCATCCTGGTCTCCGACCTGCCCACCGCCTATTTCAACCTGCTCACCAGCCGGATCTACGCCAACGTCCTGTCGAACTGGCTGCTGGTGGCCATCCCGATGTTCATCTTCATGGGGCTCGTGCTCGAGAAAACCGGCGTCGCCGAACGCTCCCTCCGCGCGGCCCAACAGGCCCTCGGCGGAAGCGCCGCCGGCATGGGCATCTCAGTCCTTGTCATCGGCGTCCTCCTCGCCGCCTCCTCCGGCATCGTCGGCGCCTCCGTGGTGCTGCTGGCCCTCCTCGCCCTGCCCCGCCTTCAGGAAACCGGCTACGACAAGCCCACCTCCGCCGGGCTTATCGCCGCCTCTGGCACGCTCGCCATCCTGATCCCGCCCTCGGTCATGCTGATCGTGCTGGGCGACCAGTTGCAGACGCCCGTCCCCGACATGTTCGCCGGCGCCATCGGCCCCGGCCTCCTCCTCGTCGCCGTCTACGGCATCCTCGTCGCCATCCGTGCCCGCGGTCTCCCCCGTGCGCCCCGAGCGGAAGGCCGCGCAAACCCCCTCCGCCTGCTCCTCGACCTCGGCCCGCTCCTCTCTCTCATCGTCATCGTCCTCGGCTCCATCATCGCCGGCTACGCCACCCCGACCGAGGCCAGCGGCCTCGGCGCCTTCGGCGCCATCCTCGTGGCGCTCCTCTACCGCCGCTTCGACCTCTCGGTAATCATGGACGCCGCCCGCCAGACCGTGACGACCACCTCCATGGTCCTGCTCGTCATGATCGGCGCCACCTGCTTCTCCGCCGTCTTCAAGGCCGTCGGCGGCGACGACATGGTCGAAACCGCCATCACCGCCTTCGGCACCGAGCCCCTGACCGTGCTCGCCGTGGTCATGGGCGCGATCTTCCTCCTGGGCTTCGTCCTCGACTGGCTCGAAATCACCCTTATCCTCATGCCGATCTTCGCCCCTATCGTGGCGGGCCTCGACTTCGGCAACGGCCTCACGGGCGACGCGCTTCTGGTGTGGTTCGGCATCCTCGTCGCCGTGAACCTGCAAACCAGCTTCCTCACACCGCCCTTCGGCTTCTCGCTTTTCTACCTGCGCGGCGCGGCCGCCGGCCAGCTCACAACCACCGACATCTACAAGGGCGTCCTGCCCTTCATCCTGCTTCAGCTTCTGGTGCTGGGGCTGATCATCGCCTTCCCCGTCATCGTCACGGGGCTTCTATGA
- a CDS encoding TRAP transporter small permease subunit, with protein sequence MEEYLAREARPEMEEGKGSPWAQALLRALSWLVILLMLAIVLQVLCSALDINPLAQFESALPLLGKGLTLNSLLDVQWHLLVIVGLLPAGVVWLRDAHVRVDFLYQKRSDRTKARIDLLGNLAFALPFLVMILPAAWDFTHRAWRSDEGSRSGGLNDLWLIKAFLPLGMALLALALAVETLRLLRRAK encoded by the coding sequence ATGGAGGAATATCTGGCAAGGGAGGCACGGCCGGAGATGGAGGAGGGAAAAGGCAGCCCCTGGGCGCAAGCGCTACTGCGCGCGCTGTCCTGGCTGGTCATCCTGCTGATGCTGGCGATCGTGTTGCAGGTTCTGTGCAGCGCGCTCGACATCAACCCGCTGGCGCAGTTCGAGAGCGCCCTGCCCCTGCTCGGCAAGGGGCTTACCCTCAATTCCCTGCTCGACGTGCAATGGCACCTGCTGGTGATCGTCGGCCTCCTGCCCGCCGGCGTGGTCTGGCTGCGCGACGCCCATGTCCGGGTCGACTTCCTCTACCAGAAGCGCAGCGACCGCACCAAGGCGCGCATCGACCTTCTCGGCAACCTGGCGTTCGCGCTGCCCTTCCTCGTCATGATCCTGCCCGCCGCGTGGGATTTCACCCATCGGGCCTGGCGCTCCGACGAAGGCTCCCGCTCGGGCGGCCTCAACGACCTCTGGCTCATCAAGGCGTTCCTGCCCCTCGGCATGGCCCTTCTCGCCCTGGCGCTCGCCGTCGAAACCCTCCGCCTGCTCCGGCGCGCCAAATGA
- a CDS encoding TRAP transporter substrate-binding protein, which yields MKHTLKAAALAVLASTAAQADSYTMQSAFGPLPVLDPAAKRFVENVSTLTGGEVDFDYLLAGELSPAFEIFDNVSAGAIDAGFSFAGYAAGKEPAAALFGSIPFGGEPTQYISWLNHGGGLELWREIYEPYNLVPMACGVILSEAGGWYTKEINSPEDLKGLNIRIGGLGGAILSKLGANAMSLPAGEISTSLETGRLDATELSFPLVDKLLGFDKVAKNYYFPGWHQPAGFIEFYMNKDKWDALTDPQRKAIEISCNEVSLWALGHAAGAQGPILDEFREKGVNVARFPESVMDALRQAADEVYAERSAEDEMFKRVIESYRAYGEDYREYQALSDLQ from the coding sequence ATGAAACACACACTGAAAGCCGCGGCACTCGCGGTTCTGGCAAGCACGGCGGCGCAAGCCGACAGCTACACGATGCAAAGCGCCTTCGGTCCGCTGCCGGTGCTCGACCCGGCCGCCAAGCGCTTCGTCGAGAACGTCTCGACCCTCACCGGCGGCGAGGTCGACTTCGACTACCTCCTCGCGGGCGAACTCTCCCCCGCCTTCGAGATCTTCGACAACGTCAGCGCCGGCGCCATCGACGCGGGCTTCAGCTTCGCGGGCTACGCCGCCGGCAAGGAACCGGCAGCGGCGCTCTTCGGCTCCATCCCCTTCGGCGGCGAGCCCACACAGTACATCTCCTGGCTCAACCACGGCGGCGGGCTGGAACTCTGGCGCGAGATCTACGAACCCTACAACCTCGTGCCGATGGCCTGCGGCGTCATCCTGTCCGAGGCGGGCGGCTGGTACACCAAGGAAATCAACAGCCCCGAAGACCTCAAGGGCCTCAACATCCGCATCGGCGGGCTCGGCGGCGCGATCCTCTCGAAGCTTGGCGCCAACGCCATGTCGCTGCCCGCGGGCGAGATTTCCACCTCGCTCGAAACCGGCCGGCTCGACGCCACTGAACTCAGCTTCCCGCTGGTCGACAAGCTGCTGGGCTTCGACAAGGTGGCCAAGAACTACTACTTCCCCGGCTGGCACCAGCCCGCGGGCTTCATCGAATTCTACATGAACAAGGACAAGTGGGACGCCCTCACCGACCCGCAGCGCAAGGCGATCGAGATCTCCTGCAACGAGGTCAGCCTCTGGGCCCTCGGCCACGCGGCGGGCGCGCAGGGACCGATCCTGGATGAATTCCGCGAAAAGGGCGTCAACGTCGCCCGCTTCCCCGAAAGCGTGATGGACGCCCTGCGACAGGCCGCCGACGAGGTCTATGCCGAACGCTCCGCCGAGGACGAGATGTTCA
- a CDS encoding MarR family winged helix-turn-helix transcriptional regulator, producing the protein MLKLMDILDGTSIPVNYRMAFITNFYREPLLRRMERETGMIRPELTVLMCLSHRSGLNARDICEITEQPSNTVSRAVGALVEKGYVTRTRDAVDTRRNVLAITEAGKAVHDRVMATFADAERVMLETLEPEEVEVLTRLLDKLARDVERWAPGLPAKAQGG; encoded by the coding sequence ATGCTCAAGCTTATGGATATCCTCGATGGCACGTCCATTCCGGTGAATTACCGGATGGCGTTCATCACCAACTTCTACCGCGAACCGCTGTTGCGGCGGATGGAGCGGGAGACCGGGATGATCCGTCCCGAGCTGACGGTGCTGATGTGCCTGAGCCACCGGTCGGGGCTGAATGCGCGGGATATCTGCGAAATCACCGAGCAGCCGTCGAACACGGTCAGCCGCGCGGTCGGCGCGCTGGTCGAGAAGGGATACGTGACGCGGACGCGGGATGCCGTCGATACGCGGCGCAACGTGCTGGCGATCACCGAGGCAGGCAAGGCGGTGCATGACCGGGTGATGGCGACGTTTGCCGATGCGGAACGGGTCATGCTGGAGACGTTGGAGCCGGAAGAGGTGGAGGTGCTGACCCGGCTTCTGGACAAGCTGGCACGGGATGTGGAGCGGTGGGCCCCCGGGCTTCCGGCGAAGGCGCAGGGTGGCTGA
- a CDS encoding efflux RND transporter permease subunit — translation MTLPDIAVRRPVLAAVASLLLLVFGLAALRTIPVRELPDVDNAVVSIDTIYVGAAPEVIDTDITEPIEGAVAAITGLRSISSESRQGRSRITLEFETGRDIEQAANDVRDAVGRVSSRLPEEAQDPRVIKSDADADPVMRLAVTSSRMTTAEITDYIDRFISDRLATIDGVANLQIYGERPFAVRIWLDRRALAARQLTVADVETALRRNNIELPAGEVVSQDRQLSVRLNSRLRSVDDFRDVVLDRVAGYPVRLGDVARVEPGVADDTTIVRTNGTDAVGMAVLRQSQSNTLAISQGVREEIERLKPTLPEGMDIIIGSDDALFVGASIREVLIALSISLGLVVLVILLFLRSFRATLVPAVAIPISLIGSFILIGAWGFSLNTLTLLAMLLAIGLVVDDAIVVLENIQRRIENGESPLVASLRGAKQVTFAVIATSLTLIAVFVPLSFMPGQVGRLFVEFGWVMAGTVAISTFVALSACPALASRVLKSGSGLTREDGELTGIQAAYYRLLKRAVQMPLVVLAIAIAITGGAALFFDGLPRELAPKEDRGVGFIPLTAPQGSTVDHTDLAARQVEEILEPMREEGLIDTVFTFTGWGNRAFRSFVVFRLVPWEDRAVSVFEVVGRLVPQMSQVTIARGFPVTPAGLGLRGNSTPVRVVIGGPDFDSVKEWATTLLERAESIPGLVNPEINFEENLPQLDVSIDRNRADDLGISIDTIANTLQTMLASREVTTFVSRGREYPVILQAAEVDRESPSDINNLFIRAGDGETLVPLGALVTLDENAAAPSLRRFDRLPSIQLSGTVGPGHNLGTVLEGVEAVANDILPASAKLGYEGQSRTFKDTSEGVSIVLALALLIVFLVLAAQFESFVHPLTIMLTVPAGVAGAIYAMALGGLSLNVYSQIGIILLVGLVAKNGILIVEFANQLRDEGLKRREAVLRASALRLRPIVMTVLSTVLGALPLVVATGAGAESRAAIGTVIIAGLLLASVLMLVVTPVLYDLLARFTKPRGAFERLINRELAKPATQAANG, via the coding sequence GTGACCCTCCCCGACATCGCCGTCCGCCGCCCCGTGCTGGCCGCCGTGGCCAGCCTCCTTCTCCTCGTTTTCGGCCTCGCCGCCCTGCGCACCATCCCGGTGCGCGAGCTGCCGGATGTCGACAACGCCGTCGTCTCCATCGACACCATCTATGTCGGCGCCGCCCCCGAGGTGATCGACACCGACATCACCGAACCCATCGAGGGCGCCGTCGCCGCCATCACCGGCCTGCGCTCGATCAGCTCCGAAAGCCGCCAGGGCCGCAGCCGCATCACGCTGGAATTCGAAACCGGCCGCGACATCGAACAGGCCGCCAACGACGTGCGCGACGCGGTGGGCCGCGTCTCCTCCCGCCTGCCGGAAGAAGCGCAGGACCCCCGCGTCATCAAGAGCGACGCCGACGCCGACCCTGTCATGCGCCTCGCCGTCACCTCCTCGCGGATGACCACCGCCGAGATCACCGACTATATCGACCGGTTCATCTCCGACCGGCTCGCCACCATCGACGGGGTCGCGAACCTGCAGATCTACGGCGAACGCCCCTTCGCCGTGCGCATCTGGCTCGATCGCCGGGCACTGGCGGCCCGCCAACTCACCGTGGCGGATGTCGAAACCGCCCTCCGCCGCAACAATATCGAGCTTCCCGCTGGCGAAGTCGTCTCGCAAGACCGCCAGCTTTCCGTCCGCCTCAACAGCCGCCTGCGCAGCGTCGACGATTTCCGCGACGTTGTGCTCGACCGCGTGGCGGGCTACCCGGTGCGCCTGGGCGACGTGGCGCGCGTCGAACCGGGCGTCGCCGACGACACCACCATCGTGCGCACCAACGGCACCGACGCGGTCGGCATGGCCGTCCTGCGCCAGAGCCAGTCGAACACGCTCGCCATCTCGCAAGGCGTGCGAGAGGAGATCGAGCGGCTCAAACCCACCCTGCCCGAGGGGATGGACATCATCATCGGCTCCGACGACGCGCTCTTCGTCGGCGCCTCGATCCGCGAGGTGCTGATCGCGCTCTCCATCTCGCTCGGCCTCGTGGTGCTGGTGATCCTGCTCTTCCTGCGCTCCTTCCGCGCCACGCTGGTCCCCGCCGTCGCAATCCCGATCTCGCTCATCGGCTCCTTCATCCTGATCGGCGCCTGGGGCTTTTCGCTCAACACGCTCACCCTTCTGGCCATGCTGCTGGCCATCGGCCTCGTCGTCGACGACGCCATCGTCGTGCTCGAGAACATCCAGCGCCGCATCGAGAACGGCGAAAGCCCCCTCGTCGCCAGCCTGCGCGGCGCCAAGCAAGTCACCTTCGCCGTCATCGCCACCTCCCTTACCCTCATTGCCGTCTTCGTGCCCCTTTCCTTCATGCCCGGCCAGGTCGGCCGGCTTTTCGTCGAGTTCGGCTGGGTCATGGCCGGCACCGTCGCCATCTCCACCTTCGTGGCGCTCTCGGCCTGCCCGGCGCTCGCCTCCCGCGTGCTGAAATCCGGCAGCGGCCTCACCCGCGAAGATGGCGAACTCACCGGCATCCAGGCCGCCTATTACCGCCTCCTGAAACGCGCGGTGCAGATGCCGCTCGTGGTGCTGGCCATCGCCATCGCCATCACCGGCGGCGCCGCGCTCTTCTTCGACGGCCTGCCCCGCGAACTGGCCCCCAAGGAAGATCGCGGCGTCGGCTTCATCCCCCTCACCGCGCCCCAGGGCAGCACTGTCGACCACACCGACCTCGCCGCACGACAGGTCGAAGAGATCCTCGAACCGATGCGCGAGGAAGGGCTGATCGACACCGTCTTCACCTTCACCGGCTGGGGCAACCGCGCCTTCCGCTCCTTCGTCGTCTTCCGCCTCGTCCCGTGGGAAGACCGCGCCGTCTCGGTCTTCGAAGTGGTCGGCCGGCTCGTCCCGCAGATGAGCCAGGTCACCATCGCCCGCGGCTTCCCCGTCACCCCCGCAGGCCTGGGCCTGCGCGGCAACTCCACCCCCGTGCGCGTGGTCATCGGCGGCCCCGATTTCGACAGCGTCAAGGAATGGGCGACAACCCTGCTCGAACGCGCCGAATCCATCCCCGGCCTCGTGAACCCCGAGATCAACTTCGAGGAAAACCTCCCCCAGCTCGACGTCAGCATCGACCGCAACCGCGCCGACGATCTCGGCATCTCCATCGACACCATCGCCAACACCCTGCAAACCATGCTCGCCTCGCGCGAGGTCACCACCTTCGTCAGCCGCGGCCGCGAATATCCGGTCATCCTGCAGGCGGCCGAGGTCGACCGCGAAAGCCCCTCCGACATCAACAACCTCTTCATCCGCGCCGGCGACGGCGAAACGCTCGTGCCGCTGGGCGCACTGGTCACGCTCGATGAAAACGCCGCCGCCCCCTCGCTCCGCCGCTTCGACCGGCTGCCTTCGATCCAGCTGTCGGGAACGGTGGGCCCGGGCCACAACCTCGGCACCGTGCTGGAAGGCGTCGAAGCGGTCGCGAACGACATCCTGCCGGCCTCCGCCAAGCTCGGCTACGAAGGGCAGTCGCGCACCTTCAAGGACACCTCCGAAGGCGTCAGCATCGTGCTGGCTTTGGCCCTCCTCATCGTCTTCCTCGTCCTCGCGGCCCAGTTCGAAAGCTTCGTCCACCCGCTCACCATCATGCTGACCGTCCCGGCCGGCGTGGCCGGCGCGATCTACGCCATGGCGCTCGGCGGCCTCTCCCTCAACGTCTACTCGCAAATCGGGATCATCCTGCTGGTCGGGCTCGTGGCCAAGAATGGCATTCTCATCGTCGAATTCGCCAACCAGCTCCGCGACGAGGGGCTCAAACGGCGCGAGGCCGTGCTCCGCGCCTCCGCCCTGCGCCTGCGCCCGATCGTGATGACGGTGCTCTCCACTGTCCTCGGCGCCCTGCCCCTGGTCGTGGCCACCGGCGCCGGCGCCGAAAGCCGCGCGGCCATTGGCACGGTGATCATCGCCGGCCTGCTCCTCGCCAGCGTCCTGATGCTGGTGGTGACACCGGTGCTCTACGACCTGCTCGCCCGTTTCACCAAGCCTCGCGGCGCCTTCGAAAGGCTCATCAACCGCGAACTCGCCAAACCCGCTACGCAGGCGGCGAACGGATGA